The Natrinema sp. DC36 genome includes the window CGTCGAACAGGCCGAAGCGCTGGCCGAGGCCTGTCGCGACGCGAGCGTCGACGTCGCCCACCACGTGATCGAGTCCGACCACGGCCACGACGCGTTCCTCGTCGAACCCGAAACCGTCGGCCCGCCGCTCTCGGACCTGCTCGAGGCCGGACTCGAGGGCCGTGCGATCACCGATACGGCACCGGCGGCCGACGAGACCAGCGACTTCGCCCCGGTTCACACGAGTCTGTTTTCGAAGTGATATAGTCCGATTGCCGATACGATCGGAAATTTCCGCTCGAAAGAGCGCCTCGAGTACGTTCTCGATACCCTGAATATCATGTTGTATAAACAGTGTCGTAAAGTATAATACCTCTCTGTCTGATGTGTTAGTGATGTCAGACGGGAAGCAACTGGATTACGAAACCGAGGAATCGGCGGAACAACAACAACACGTACCGCGGGACGACGGGAACGATCTACCGATCAAAGAGGGGGCGGTGTTCGGGGCTATCGCCGTGGTCGCCACGTATCTGACGCACCTGCTTCTAACGGCGATTTCGACGGCGCAAACGTCCCCTATCGCTGCATCCGTCGGAGCGGGTGGCGATGCATCGGTGGTCGTCACCGAAATGGTTGCCTCCTGGAAGGCCGCTGGGTGGAGCTACCTCAGCGTGTTCGGGACCGGATTCGAGGCTGACGGCGAAGCCGCGGTACTCGGGAACGCTCCGAACCACGGTGCTGCGTTCGCGACCAGTGCGTTCAGCATGTCGACGCTGGTCCTGTTTCTCGCGACGATTGGTGGAATAGTTGCCGCCGGCTACGCCGTCGCCAAATATACTGACGCGGACGACGCCGGCGACGCCGCAAAAGCGGGCGTCACCGTCGCCGTCCCTTATCTCGCGTTCGCCGCTATCGTCGCACTCGTGATGACGCAAACGTACTCCGAAGTGCCCACTGTCGCGACTCTCATCGGTACCGAGGACGCCGGCGTTCAGGGGCTCGCGTACGGAGATTACCTTAATGACGCGCAAGATACGGTCAGCACCGATGTCGAGTTCGGTCCGTCGATGACCGATGCAGTCCTCTACGCCGGCATCATCGTTCCGGCGATCCTCGGCGCCGTCGGCGGCCTGCTCACCCAGCCGCGTGACGCCCTCGAGACCGTGATGGCGAAAGTCCAGTAACTAGACCGCAGTCACCGATCGAGCTACCCGAGAGTAGGGATAGTTCAGTACGCTACTGTATTCTTTTTCCAGGAGGGTTACCGTGCCCAGACGTGTTGCGCTCGAGTCACTACTGTCGAATCGGTCGACGGACGACGGCGAGTTGCGCGAGTACGGCGGACGGGGACACGAGGAAAGCAGCGGTTCCAGATGCGTGCTATCGAGTACTAGTACTGCTGCTCGTGGCCGTGATCGAACGAGACGTACTGGTCCGCGGTCGTGCGGTCGGAGCGTCGGCGGTCGATCCAGTACTGCAGATCGGAGACGAACAGCGCGAGGTTTTCGCGGGCGAGCAGTTTCATCGAGACGCCCTGCGGTGAACGGAACAGGGCGATCAACGACCACATCGAACCGGCTGCGAGCGCGCCCAACGCGGAGAAGGTCATCCCGAGCGTGAAAAACGTCGTACTATACACGAATCCGATCCCCATCGACGGGAGGCTCGTGCCGAGCGGAACCCGCGCGCTCGAGTCGCGTAGCGTCGGCGCGAGGAAGATAATCGAGAGGCCGCTTCCGAGCATGAATACGAGGTCTTGCCACATCATCACGATTACTTACTCGGGTGTGAGTTAAAACTCCCTCGGTCCGGAAATCGGCAGTTAACACGGACACTCACCGAGTACTGACGGAGTGTCGAAACCGAAATCAGGAGGACGAAAAACGCCGGAATCCGCAACACGATCCGGCGTCGCAGGACCGCAACGAGCTATTACGCGGACGAAATCAGAAGCGTTCCCGACGGATCAGCGCTCGGTGAGGACATTCTCTTCGAGCAGCGTCTCGCGGGCCTCGGCCATCGACGTGACGACGACGTCACAGTTGGGTTCGACCGCCGGTTTGGGTTCGAACCCGATCGCCAGCCCGGCGACCTCGAGCATCGGCAGATCGTTGGCACCGTCGCCGACCGCGACGGTATCCGCGAGGTCGACGCCGACGTCGTCGGCGAGGGCCGCGAGGGCGTCGTCCTTGGTGCCCTCGATCAGCGGGCCTTCGACCGCACCGGTGAGCTCGTCTCCCTCCATCGGGAGCCGGTTCGAGACGATGTGATCGACGGAGACGCCCTCGCGCTCGAGGGCAGCCGCGACGCCGCGTTCGAACCCGCCCGTGAGGATGGCGGTCGTGACGCCGGCCGCGTTCAGTTCCTCGATGAGGTCGGCAGCCCCCTCGCGGAGGACGACCTCGTCGAAGGCCGCGTCGGCCTCGGCCCGGGGGAGCCCCTCGAGCAGAGCCGCGCGCTTGCGCAGACTCTCGGCGTATTCGATTTCATTGTTCATCGCGCGCTCGGTAATCTCGTCCATGTCGGCGGCGACGCCGCGGCGGTCGCCCAGCAGGACGGTCATCTCGGAGTCGGAAAGCGTCCCGTCGAAGTCGAAAGCGACGACTGTCATTGTGCCCCGGTTGTCGGTCCCCGGATAAACCAGTTCAGGTTTCCAGCCGGTCGGATCGCGGACCGGTTCCGTTCGTCAACTAATCGAAACGTATTATCGGTCCGCCTCCGTTGGCGACCACATGTCGTCCGATCGACGGTTCGAGTACGAGACGGGGCCGGAGCTCGAGACCGAGCGTGGCGCCGCTGAGCGGGACGAACGAACGGGGGATGACGAGCAAAGCGAGGCCGGCGCCGACGACGACGGTCGGCCGGTGGCAGTCGTCGCCCCCTGGAAAGGCGGAATCGTCGCGGGCGTGAGCGCGTTCGGAGTGATGTTCGCCGCGTTCTATCAGCTCGTCTCCGCTTTCAGTGCGACGGGCGGGTATTCGCAAGGCGATACCGGACCGAGCGATTGGGTCGCAGCGAGTATGACGTCGCTGGCGAACCACGGCGTGACGATCCTGCAGGACGGCGAACCGATGGAGGGGTTCGCTACCCTCACGCTGGGACTCACCCCGTACGTTACGGGGATCGTTCCGGCGGTCGTTCTGGCGGTCGCCGGCTATCTCCTCGTCCGATACGTCCGCCTCGAGAGCCGTCGAGACGCCGGGCTCGCGCTCGGCTCGCTGGTCGCGAGCTACGTCGTCCTGACGGGGAGTCTCTCCCTGATCGCCCGGTGGACGCCCGAACAGGGATCGGACGCCGCCCGGGAGACGACGACGATCTCCGCCGCAGCCGACTTCGGCGCAATCGTCGCGATCGGCGGCACTGCGCTCGTTTTCGCCGCGATCGGCGCTGGCGTAGCCGCCCTCCCGCAGCTGCTAACGGCCCGACGGTGAGCCGGGGGCTCGAGTCGAGGGGACGCTACTCACCGTAGTCGGTCGGCCTCTCGACGATCGTCACGGGTTCGAGGGACCTCGCGCGATACGGTCCCCCACCCGCCGACACGCACCTACTGGAGACAATTTTTGCCACCCCTCGCGACAACGGAAGGGTTTACGTTCTCCACGCGGTTGTCTCGCGCATGAAGGTTCTCGTCACGGATCCGATCGCAGACGCGGGTCTGGACGTACTCAGAGATGCCGGCCACGACGTCGAAACGGGCTACGAACTCGAGGGCGACGACCTCCTCGAGGCGGTCTCGGACGCGAACGGACTGATCGTCCGCTCCGGGACCGAGGTCACCGAGGAAGTCCTCGAAGCCGCCGAGGAACTCGCCATCGTCGGCCGGGCCGGCATCGGCGTCGACAACATCGACATCGACGCCGCGACGGACAACGGCGTCATCGTCGCCAACGCCCCCGAGGGGAACGTTCGCGCGGCCGCCGAACACACCGTCGCGATGACGTTCGC containing:
- the serB gene encoding phosphoserine phosphatase SerB produces the protein MTVVAFDFDGTLSDSEMTVLLGDRRGVAADMDEITERAMNNEIEYAESLRKRAALLEGLPRAEADAAFDEVVLREGAADLIEELNAAGVTTAILTGGFERGVAAALEREGVSVDHIVSNRLPMEGDELTGAVEGPLIEGTKDDALAALADDVGVDLADTVAVGDGANDLPMLEVAGLAIGFEPKPAVEPNCDVVVTSMAEARETLLEENVLTER